The genomic stretch TGCCGCCTCGAAAACTTTGCTGTTTCCGGTCTATTTCAAAGTTCGGTGTTAGACGAATCAGGAAAAGTACATACACTGAATTTTCCCCATGAAGACTGGTGGGTGGGTGATTTCAAAAGTTTTAGTACGAGATCACCTTCAATTATGCGAATCGAAGCTCTTGAGGATTCAGTTTTGCTTGAAATATCAAAAAGTTCTCTCGATGAATTATTGGCGAATTCCCTGCCCTTCGCAAAATACTTTAGGATACTCAGCGAGAATGCTAGTATGGCTGCCAATGATCGCATTATAAATCAAATGTCCCAATCAGCGGAGCAGCGTTATGAAATGTTTTGTGGGAAATATGCTGCGGTCAAAGACCGTCTATCCCAGAGGAGAATTGCTTCCTTTTTAGGGATTTCTCCGGAATATTTCAATCAGCTCGATAAGAGAA from Algoriphagus sp. NG3 encodes the following:
- a CDS encoding Crp/Fnr family transcriptional regulator; the encoded protein is MDKESERYFKKFRSHIEKHVKIDESEMAVISGYFAIKRMRRKTVLLEPGNICRLENFAVSGLFQSSVLDESGKVHTLNFPHEDWWVGDFKSFSTRSPSIMRIEALEDSVLLEISKSSLDELLANSLPFAKYFRILSENASMAANDRIINQMSQSAEQRYEMFCGKYAAVKDRLSQRRIASFLGISPEYFNQLDKRKKS